The window GTTTCTTCTGCCTGGGTCACGTGAACTAACCTTTTAATATCATacgttttatttacattaatatTTGAATCTGTGTGCATCTATGTTTGGTGGGGAAAACTGAGCTaccactgtaaatagttcagaACGCTTGTCTATGAACTTTACTTGACATAATACATAGCAAACATGGTGTGGGATGTTATCGCTAAATCTAGTTAAAGTATTGTATTGGAAAACAATGCATACTACATTGACTCATTGATGAGTTGCTTTTATGAAGCACTTACGTGTGGCTTTCATCAGAGGACGCGACGTTGCACATCACCATTGTCTCCAAGCTTGCGAGTCACATGTTGCAATATGATGTGTTTCGAGCACGTACGTCTGCCATTTTTACACGTTGTAATCATTTCTACCTGTAACGACATCCGCCCCACTTGTCACCTACAGCGTTCAAGCGTTTAAACATGCTCCTCTATCAGTGCCCACCGTCAAATTTACATCATGAAAGATATTGACGTAACAATTTAAACAATATCTATGCTTTACATATTTTGTCAGTGTTTATGGTGCGTGATAGTTACAATGACTAAAACACGACtgttacaatacaataaaatcagatgggttatattattgttttccatACTTTAGTCAACTAGTCAAGTTCAGACTGCATGCAGACTTTATTTGCGTGTAATCTTCAGAACTATTCCACATTATTCCTATGCTTTTCATGCCCCGATTTGTGATCCCATGCAGACATGATCACACCAGAGACCCCAGCATCAATTATTTCACTCACATTTATGTATCCACGGTTCCACAATATACATTAGAGGGATATTGTTTAGTATAGTAGTGTTTTAAGGACAAATGTTTGTCCCAGTCCATCCCCGACAATGACACCCATCTgtactgactaggaaacaagagcaagcatatgaacaactacggATAGACAACCAAAGTATtggcccacattccatgttttgtttatacacgaCTAGATGGactgttgtgatatcatgtccTGTGTGCTCCCATGTATCAGAAGCAGTATCATGGTGACTTgctcgatggacagttgtccgcctggtccagctggtctgggggatcttttccagtttattttgggtaggtggaaaaaaagtttctatcaTTGCAGGCAGGGTTTCTTAGCACTAACAATTTTTCATTGATGCAATCTCTCGGAGAAACGTCCTCGCCATACACACGAAGCtcagtgaagcacaaacatTTCTCTCGGCATGGCTGGGCAAGCTCCACGTTTACGCCACCATTTCATGACGGTGTCATGACTTGCCCCTCATCTGCTACCACATTTCACTCACTCTTCATGTGGGCTCGCTTCGAAACCTTTTGTATATTCAGCCTCAAAAAGATAAGCATTATTAGCTCCCTCATTAAAATGCGCAGAAAATTGAAAGACATGTggggtcatgtttcacataaggattggagatgggcaaaataaaaaaaagggcttttatttttaaaaaacacagtacAAATATACACTTCTGATCTGAtcaaaaatcagacctcacaaatcgctcggcgtcaTGTCTCCGGCCGTGTCCCTGCACACttgtcgcctctccatttgtgtgtatgtggtgaagtcgcttgcatcttcttccgctgtggaacacacgtcaGACGGCCGTGGCGCTCTGGCACGGATGAagatcacatacacacgaatggagaggcgacagtgagCAGGGACACTGCAGGAGACAAATAAaacagagcgatttgtgagctatgatttttttggggcatttttatgatgcaaatgtattaactcttttgagcgcatattgttgtgagaagccaaactctttaaatgacccagcaactaatcAGAACTACGTTCGTCACAGAAATCCAACCGGAACTGGACTCACGGCACCAAATATGGGATCattgttgatatagtccactgctgatggggatgtcatacagcttcatgtcaaaaaatcctaactatccctttcgtatgtagcgttaccttctGCCAGTGGCTTGAGGCATAGAGCACTAGGTAGCCGGTGTGGtggtggcaaggtgtcaatatgACAGTTATGTAGTTCGATTGGCATAACAATGTTTATAGTAATGTTGCTGCAGCTTGGTTATATACATGTCACATTATATacaaatggagcgttgttggcgctttttggaatTTATAGGCGGTtgtttcccattatgtgcattctcaGCTGCGtcatttagctgtttttatgtcttaagaaagcacagaaaagactttgtgtccatgtctcacataaggattgtggataggcaaaattccaaaaagttttctttttaaggcctcgtctccttcaaggcctatgagctatggtcttaacacttggctgaaaaaaaaagtgccgtttttaaggacctactctAGTAAACATCCTGCATTTGACAGGAGCGCTCAGTTTTTAAGGGCCTACTCCAAAAACACTCGTCTAAAATCCTGGGgcgaatcaaagatcctctacaccTCAGTAgtgtttaaggacctactgcaaaaacattaaAGAGCACGCTTTTTTTtaggacttactgcaaaaatgctcaaaGTTCCTGTAtgggacatgttttttttaggaatctgctggaAAACTATTAAGTGCTCCCAAGTATTGAACTAGACGTGATGCCATAACAAACCACTACTTTAATACCTCATTAATCAACGATATAATGCACGTCACATTTCTGGAtggtttaattttttacatGAGCAATAACAAAATGTTAATAACCATCTTAACGGTGAGTTGTGGAACAATACAATCACTTAGCAATAGCAATGTGATactaacatacagtaaatgtactTGGTAAAACATTGTGTAAAGATGAGAAATGTGAAAATACTGTGCTGGCATTTAATGTGGaatgtaataaaatacaagTTTGCATATTACTGTGATTTAACAAATTACATACACTGCAATGATTTAGACCAATGGATGAATATAAAACACTGTGGGGGCGCGCTAACACTACAAATACCAGAGATCCAACAAGGACAAAAGCACAAGGTCGGTAAATCAGTAGCAACGCAAATAACACCTTACTGTTCTTGGTAAACATAGTAAATTCAGAGATGAAAAAATCAGTTTAATATACGTGTACAAAGAAATGTGCTTGATATTCATGTTATTGGCATCAACTCTGAGAAATGTTGTCGACCAATCATAGCTAAGACAGTATAGTGTAGTCTCGAATAGTGGCCTCCGCTCTAATAAGACGCCGTGTCTATTAATGCAGTCATCCACTTGATCATGCCTTTACTTTTTATCATCCATGCGTGAGTAGGGATTATCCTTAGTAAgacctaaaaagaaaaaaaaaatcaatttagtCATCTATTTTTTAGGTTAGTGGCACGCTCACACCAGCAGACGGCAGTATAGGGCTGTTGTGGATTTATGTATCCTCTTGCCCGGCTAGTCCAGTGGTTCTCCATTATTTGCTGTCATGCTCCCATTGGGGAACAGAATTGTTATtttccttacattttttttattctaaagcTAAtcgaaaaatatgaaaaatatagcCTCACCATATTTCTGCCTTATTTTATCATGTCTCAGCTGCATTTCCTCTCTCCTGTATAGGCAAAAAAAGTGTTCAACAGGCCACATTGATATACCTTTAAGGCCAGAATCTTTGatcaaaacaaacaattcaAAGTGACTGGTGCCTCATATTTTTACCTTTGTTTCTGACGGGAGTTCCTTGCCCtggtttgttgctgttgtcttacatcatcatcatcatcatcgtttctaaaagattaaaaaaaggtttgtgtGCAGACTGAAAATGAATAAACAAGTGCAGGGCAAAGCCAGTCAAACTGCTGCAGGACTTTGCAGACGCCCGTATCAGCCTCGATGAATAATAACCCATTGTGTGCCTTggacccacccccacccacacacTAAAGCAGATTTCAAGGCCATGTGACTCGGCTCCACGCTCACCTGGTTCCCCGACGCCTGCAGCAGCACAAGCAACACACAAACAAGACGATGAGGAAGACGCCAGCCAACACTGACAGAGTGATGATCAAAATCTGGAAGTTTACTAGAAGTCAAAAGGCAGATACAAAGAAAATCAAGTAAGCAGTGATGTTCACAAATGGAAATTAAGGTTTACTTCATTCCTGTTGGGTCAAATAACCGCTGACAAATTTGAGGATGTCATTTACTGAAACTACAGTCACTCATCGGAGTCACATTCtacaccacttgtcctcattattagggtcacaggtgaagCCGatacctatcccagctgactttgggagagaggcggggtacacccggggCCATCTGCATTTCAAGACAGACATGTTCCCGGAAAATAAGAAgcaagcacagggagaacatgcaaactccagagatgttccaacagagattcgaaccaagACCAACAGATGTGACTCGGCCTGTCAcggtaacaaattttgctggacgataattgtccgaTAAAATATTGCTGATaaatattttcaacattttgagaccattttgttcattaatgtaataatacaattgcaagaattgatattttgcactgttggatcttaaggaggttctaagtagagcttcaaatgcaaaaagaaatgggagtgagaattTTTGGCAATCAAGCATTAAACTGaactaggctgttcatcagctgatcaaaaaagTTTACaaccatagctaaaaaacacagaaacccccctaaaatataaataaaatgttccaaaaaggactcagtaatgagtagctccgacattcttgttaatcacctaaaaaattggtttgagcgtgcttgatgccagtgtttccaggaggcgagtggaaatgttgctccaggtggcgAAGATGGCTTCCACAGAGGGTATCCACTGTCTAGAACTGATGTCCAAACTTCCCTTGCCaccccccaaatgttctcaactggAATCAAATcgggggaacacacaggatggtccaaaagagtgacgttattcctctttgtcaagcagacattgtcagctgcagttgtcctgttgaaaacgcCAGTCATTACCagacagacgagggccttcagtcatgagagttgccccctgcaacatctccacatttccagctgccgtttgacgcccctgcacagcCTGACGCTCcactgttccattgaaggaaaaatcaTCCCAGATCATcagcgccccctccactgtcccatgtggaaaacatctcatgtgGGATGATCCTTGCGCAGTTGTTGGGGGTTTTATGCCCTTGGTAGGGGGTCACTCTGTGCAAATAAGACCCAAATGAAAGACCAAACCAACCAAGCCCAGCTAAAAAAAggcacatggaaaaaaaaaaaaaaaagacattgctTTCCCTCGCATGGAATCCCCACCAGGGCAAAAAGGCAACGTGTCCCCTTCCAACGGACCATGTGAGCTAGATGGTAGCCTGAGCTGAGCAGGGCCGAGAGGTTCCGGCTAGCATGGATGTATGGCTTGGGCTCGTTTTGGGAAAGGTTGGACTCTCTTCCACTTGGTGCCCGGGTATGAGTGATGCCGAAGGAGTCTGATCAGGCCTTTTTGGTTTGTGGGATGCCGGAGACAGCTGGTGGGGACTGTCGGGTTAAGTGGAATGTAGCTTCAGCAGTGACTGAGGCATAAACCTGGCTGTGGGAGGAGTTTGATAAAGCCGTGGAGAGCGATCTCGTCCACCGTCTGTTCGTTCAGGAGGAAGAAGCAGTGGAGGGAACActtgtcttggttgacacgcctttcttttttattttgaagataaCAATGTAAGAGTTACGTTgagattatccatccatccgttttctatacaacttgtcttcattagggtgaTGCGtcttcaggtcaaaacggcaaaggattttattgtttcagcctctcatccaagtGGGAACGGTGTTGTGGGTGATGTGAGACGgcatttttttgaaaacggcttccagagtgggaaaaccTGAGAACACCGTTCGGCGTTTCCGTATGGACTAGCAATCCGTGAAAAACGATGGCATCACCGACCCACCACCGCCTCATCgcagtcacgtgaccagaagtgagctttgacaaccACCCAACATATGTcaatatttcgacggacatgactcacctcagtcgacattctcctgatattttcttgttttatacTCCATACTGACTCGCACAATTCCACTTTTCTTAAGTCTTGATGTGCCTTGCTGTgcatgcattttcttcttctatggtttggagtgtcacatggttccgtctgcgtgcctgttcacagcgccacatgcatgtgtgccttgtgtattccATCATTTTCTCTCAGTGATGTATTCCCATCTGGATACAACTACGGTATATACTAGTACGGCCGTGAGGATGCGGGAAAAGAAATCTCAacgaacgttcccgtgtggacaggaacaGTCATGCgtaatacaataatccctcgtttatcgcagttaattggttccagacctgactgtgataagtgaatttccatgaagtaggattccttcttcctGTTTACAAACTTCTCATACATTAACATCGGAGCCCTCCatacatgaaacaacacccctctGTTCAATGagcatcaaaggattaactgaatgttttgccttttgtggctaaaaataacaacatacaAAAAAGCACATTCTTTCATGTATAAAAGGTATTCCATCTTACTGTACTCACCCCAACATAAACCCCATCGTACTTCCTTGAGCGGACACACACTACTTGGCGGCAGGATGTTCTTCACTGGGTAGTCCAGGCATTGCTTGGTTGGCATACACCACAAACACTGCAACAACACACATTCAAAACATGTATCTTCACAATTATATGAGATTAGAGTATTTTGGGAGACCTACAGTGACATTCTGCAGACAGTCCTCACAGCTGGTGTTGGACTTGGAGGCACAAGATGCTACAACTGAAAACATGGGAGAGTCACAGGTTGTAAATAGTAATACATTTCCACCAATGCACCGTTTTTTGTAATATGATCATACAGAGGAGCAATCATGTCATGGCAAAGTCTGAAGATCAAAATAATTAGTAACAATGCTGCTAATTGCCACTGGTGGGCATAAATCTACGCTGTCTGGGGATTGCTATGATGTGCTGTGATGTAGTTTAGCCTACAGTTGGCATGTGACTTAGGTAACATTTTTAGCACCTAATTTGACTATTTCCAAGGAAAATTGGACGAGCATGACATTTTCAATGCTTTTAGTATACTATAAAGAATTTCCAGTGCTATAAAGAATGTAAGTACAGTTTGGTCAATTTTGTCCAGGAAATTCTAACTGGGTCACATGATTAATGTGAGTCATGGGAGGATTATTGGGGCAGGATTGAAATATTGGGCAACACAAACATTTGTAACTTTCTAAAAGAAATAAAGCTgtcatatatacattttatgaaaAGTAAAGTTTTATGAAAGTAATTCCCACAAGCGTTTTAAAAGTGAAAACCTTCGTAACACGATTTAGTTCGCATCGTTCTTTGCTTCGAGAATCCCACTTTTGTTGGCTGTTATTAAATGGAACTCAAATGACACATCTTAAATGGAATTATTGTTTCTAATCAGTCTTTTAAATTTTTGTTAGCTAGAACTGAGCAAAAACTTTCAGGAGGCTAACGGGCGAGGAGCAGAGATATCttgaaaacgaaaaaaaaaacaacgtacaGCATGTCATGTGACACAAAAAAGCAGCAATAAACATTCCAAGTATCTCAAAAACTCACTCGGCGCAGCAGAGGGCGTCGACATTTGCGCCTCAATGGCGACCAGGCCGTagaaaagtaaaatgaagacactGTGGGAGGCAAACATTGTGAAGAGGAGCAGAGACATAAAAGAATGAAGGAGCCAACTGTTGCTGCTGTTTCAAGCAGGAGGACGGGGATTGCGTCACTAAATCCCGACGTGACGTCATCAAAGCGCTGCTTTGACCCGCTCAGCTGCTTGAAGTAAGTCAATCCATCGTCTCAACACGACGCAAAATTTAATAAAGCCTACAATGACAGCCTTCCCTATAGCCTTGAagagcaagtttttttttcatataaattctattttttgcGGCAAAACATGTACCATATTAGCTGTTGGAAGTGTACCTAATGCctgtataaaaatacaaatattaaagtgtccatgtgcctgcataaaaataaacaactaCATATAACTCATAATTAtgtgattaaataaactttgtacTTACTATATATTTCTATACCAATTTATGTAGCTTTGTATATCAATTTCCTATAATTTCAGTTTATATCTCTGGTAGTATATTTTGGCACGGTGCATTTAGGTACAGTAAGTAAAAtgaaaattatacattttacttGTTGGGTTTATGGCGGGTTACAACCTTGACTTTAAAGGTGAATACTGTCACCTGCTTTATCAGATGTAAAGGATGTTTAACCTACTTTGCCTTagctattaaaaaataaaacatgttcaaTTCCCTGTTAtagtattttttaatacatttgcaaaccttttaaaaaacatgttttcccaTATGCTGTTTGCAGTATTTTGTGTAGAATTTTGAGGGGGAGAAATAATTAAATCCATATTGGAATACAGCTGTACTGTGGAAAGAAAATGAAGgggacatttacattttatagaCCCTGCACaagaataacacacacacacacaagtcagcTTTTGAAATACAATAATTTATTAAAGCATCTGTAAATTTTGATATAAAacattttctgattttttttttcctttacttgAAAACAATCAGAAATCTGAAGATACAGTCATCGTCAATGGCAATCAACAGTCTGGTGTGGCCGCCGGCAGCTGACCAGATCTATGCAAGTATGTTAACGGAAGCCAGTGATGCCTTGTGAGGTAAATACTAAGCTCAATATATTGGGATAATGATCAGAAATGACGTGGAAGCTTGGTTGGGCTCGGAGGGTAACACACCTCGCCTATTTTAATGTGGACGCAAGGCACACAATTGAGTAGCTTAAAGATATGTCCTATTTCTTGTGAATTATGTGCACAAATCATTCAAAACGGCAGCAAATGGAATTTTTGAGTCCATTAGtactgcaaataaataaatatctcaCCCTCAACATGGCCTAAAAGATTCGTTAATTCACTCAATAATGCACACAAGGAAGCTGCTTTTGTTATTTCTAGAAACACTTAAGctcattttaaaattaattagtgTGCAGTGGTTATTGATTGACAGCATCACTTTGTAACACTAAAGCATCTGTTAGCTGCACTTCCTTTATGGATACTAACTCACGAGTTACAATCATCTTTAAAGGCCACATCTGCACTGTAACGCAAACAGTTTAGTCTAAAATTGTTCAATAAGGCAAGCTTTTTTACAGTTGCGTACACCTTAACCTGAGGAAATCTCTTATTCGGGAAACATTCATTACAAGGGGATGTCCACTTCAAAGAAAAAAGGagtaattttgaaaaatggcatcattttttgacatgttGTTTGGTAAAACATGAGCTGAATTGTCTCGTCtttgcttaaaaacaaaaaacaaaacaaatccaaatgCAACTAATGTGAGAAGGGACCAGTGTTGACACGGTGCTCTTAGCTCCTCTTTGAGAGACACATTGCTTGCACTTGTAAAAGAAGATTTCTTGTGTTTGCTCTCTTCTCTCAATCACCTTATCCAGTTACTTCCATAGCTGGACACCGACTTAACACTGCACCGCTTCTTGACAATCATGTTGATGTAGGCTTTCATAATCTTGGTGATCTCTCCAACCTGGAAATGAACacgtgacacaaacacacagtcagGCAGAAGGCGAGGAAGACTTCATCTTGTTCAACTGTTGAGCTGCACATTTCCTATTGACATCCcatatcatgaaaaaaaagtagaaaggCAAAATATATCCCACCAGGATTCCAAAAGTCTCCTatctaaaaaatatttttccaaaatcaggtcttgaaaaatatttgattatatattatattcagggttgtcttatatgcGGGTATTTAATATGCAGGGTGGGCCATAAGATTCCATACGTacgaaaaataatcatttaatcATCTGAATCTTAAAAGAAAATATAGAGAGTATATACACATTATACATGTTcctatgtatggatggatggatgtatagtaTAAAATTGACCTGTGTCACATgaagctcagttttgattgcATTGATTGACACAACCAGAAAGTTATTACTGCCGAGAGTACGAGCCATCTATTAGGGGTTAggccaggagtgtccaaagtatttccactgagggccacatactgaaaaatcagagAGTGCTgctatttttaatattgtaaaaagGTGAAAACCAGTCCAATAAAGATatcctatagacaatttagagccgccaattaacctaacatgcatgtttttggaatgtgggaggaaaccggagaaaacccacgcacgcatggggagaacatgcaaactccacacagagacgctcaacggagattcgaacccagatcttcccgatctcctgactgtgtggccaacatgctaaccgtcaAATGAACAATTAAAACTgatcattattatctttgtcaaGGGAGAATTTGGAACATTGTTGAATGAGATATCGCACTAATAAAGCCTGCGGCGTGCACTCAATAACAGATGACAAATGAATACCTGTGGCGTTTCAAAGAACATCTCTCTCTCATCCACAGTGATCTTGTAGGTGCAGGGTTGTGGGGCTCCAAAGAATATGATGTGCTCATAGGGGAAGGTCTCCAGGGGCTTtggttctcctctcttgtaaaCAGACACATTTTCCGCACTCACACTCAACCAAAGATCATGAGGGAATCCGCCTTCTTTGCACTGTGAAGACAaaatatgacaactttttcaACTTCAGCAGGTGGAGACCGTCCGAAAGTCAGTTTCTGTGATTTCACAGAAAGAAAACTTTTAGGACCCACATTGCATTCAATTAATTATTCAATCACGAGTTGAGCAGACTCTTTATTGATCTGATCaagacattttagacaattcTATGCTTCCTATGTGCTTTCTGTTCCAGGGCATAAAGCAAGATCTCTCAAAGCATGCTTTGATGACTTTGGTATGGAAGAACTTGCACACAATCCTGACCTCAACCGCACCAAACACCTTTGGAACGAACTAAAAGACATTGTTCAATAGATCCAATATCAGTGACTGCTTTGctcacaaatggacaaaaatacGCACAGGCGTACTCCAGCGTCTTGTAGAAAGACCAACTCTAcatattctttcattttcacatGTCCTATAAGATGTAATAGCCAGGTGTCCGTAAAATACTTTATAAGACACGTTCTCCAAACCTAcagagatctttacaaggatcttctattctatgtatattttaaaattattgtagtgatttatttatttgtattatttgcttgtatcaatgtctcttctgttgttgt is drawn from Dunckerocampus dactyliophorus isolate RoL2022-P2 chromosome 9, RoL_Ddac_1.1, whole genome shotgun sequence and contains these coding sequences:
- the pttg1ipb gene encoding PTTG1 interacting protein b, whose translation is MSLLLFTMFASHSVFILLFYGLVAIEAQMSTPSAAPIVASCASKSNTSCEDCLQNVTCLWCMPTKQCLDYPVKNILPPSSVCPLKEVRWGLCWVNFQILIITLSVLAGVFLIVLFVCCLCCCRRRGTRNDDDDDDVRQQQQTRARNSRQKQRREEMQLRHDKIRQKYGLTKDNPYSRMDDKK